CTCCGATGCGGCCGCCGGAGCGGGTCTGGAAGATCACGCCCAGGTAGTTGGGGTCGCCCTGGTCCATCAGGCGCCCGGGCTCCAGCCCGCCGCCGCTCTGCCGCACCAGCCGGCCGAACATGGCCTCGTACCGGGCGGGGGTCCACCCCATGGCCAGCGTCTGCGACACGTGCCGCTCCACGAACGCGTGCAGTGTTGCCGAATCGCCTGCGTTCACCGCGTCCATGAAGGCGCGGGCGGCCGTCCCGGCGGGCGTCGCGGGGATCTGCACCGGGGCGGGCGCGCCGGACGGACCGGCGGGCGCGGGCTGCTGCTGGGCTCGCGCGGGGCTCGCCGCCAGGAGGGCGGCGAGGGTGATGGCGATCGTCGTGTTCATCATCTATCTCTCAGGTTGAAAGGTCGCCTCTGTCGGGACCTGTGTCGTGGTTGCGACGGGCTCAGATGTGCTCGTCGGGATACGCGCGCTGCCGCTCGGGATGGGTGCCGGCCTCGCGCCGCAGCACGGCGCGGGCGGTGGCGTAGTAGGCCAGCAGCCCGACGCCGCCGAATACCAGCACCACGCCCCAGGCAAGCGGCTCCTCGAAGCGCGAGGGCAGGTACTGCGACACGATCAGCCCGAGGCCCAGCGCCGCCAGCACGATTCCCCACTTGAGGGCGGCGAACATCTCGGGATCGGATTCCTTGCGGAACAGCGCGCGGATGATGTCTTCCGACACCCGCGCCTCGATCAGCTTGCGCTTCGTCCAGTTGTCGGAGAGCACCTTGGTGGTGCCCAGGATGAAGGCGAAGAAGCTGATGAAAACGAGCACAGGACTTTCCCACATCGTAACCTCCAGGGGCATTCATCGGGGTTGCGCGAGGCCCCGGATCGGCGCCTCATTCAGGATGGACAGGCCGACCCGGAGATCGGTTGCACGTGCCTCGTCCACCTGCAACGATAGACAGGCGCTGTCGCGGATCGGTTGCACGCCGATGCAGGAGTGAGTGAACCCACGGCGGGGACAGCGGAACCGCAACCGAAGTTCACCCCCTCCCCTGCGCAGCGGGGGACGGGGGACGGGGGGAGGGGGCTCCCGCAGCATGCGACGAACCCCGTCGAACCCCGATCGAAGTTCTCCTCTCTCCCGCGCTGTTTGCGGGGGAGAGGCCGGGAGAGGGGGCGCCCGCGGCATGCGACGAACCCCATCGAACCCCGCCCGAAGTTCCCCCCTCTCCGCACGCAGTTTGTGCGGGGAGGGGCCGGGGGAGGGGCCTCCCGAGGCATGAGCGACATCCAGCCGGAACCTTCCTATCGACCCCGATCGCCTCCCCTGCAACCGAACCCGCGATGACCCTGTCCAACGGGAGATGAACGATCGGGAGATGGTGGCACGAGTGCTCGCGGGCGACCGCGACGCCTTCCGGGAGCTGGTGCACACGCACCAGCGCCTGGTGAGCCATGTCGTCTTCCGCATCGTGCGCGACCCGCGCGACCGCGAAGAGGTGTGCCAGGACGTCTTCATCCGCGTGTACCAGAAGCTCGACCAGTTCGCCCACGAAGCGGCGCTGTCCACCTGGATCGCGCGCATCGCGTACCGGCTGAGCCTCAATCACCTGGAGCGGCGCCGCATTCCGCTGTACGACGACCTGCGCCCCGACGAAACCGGCGGAACGGCCGTCGACCAGCTGCCGGGCACGCGCGCGTCGCCGCTGGACGAGGCCGAGGGCGCCGAGCTGCGGGCCTTCGTCCGCGCGCGGGTAGACGAGCTGCCGGTGCAGTACCGGACGGTGGTGACGCTGTATCACCTGGAGGAGATGGCCGTCGGCGAGATCGCGGCGGTGATGGACCTGCCCGAGGGCACGGTGAAGAGCCACCTGTTCCGGGCGCGCAGGATGCTGAAGGAGAAGCTGGTGGCCAGCTATGGACCGGAGGGAACGGGATGATGGAACGGGACGAGGAGATCCAGGACGCGCTTGCCCGGGGGACT
The Longimicrobium sp. DNA segment above includes these coding regions:
- a CDS encoding RNA polymerase sigma factor, whose product is MNDREMVARVLAGDRDAFRELVHTHQRLVSHVVFRIVRDPRDREEVCQDVFIRVYQKLDQFAHEAALSTWIARIAYRLSLNHLERRRIPLYDDLRPDETGGTAVDQLPGTRASPLDEAEGAELRAFVRARVDELPVQYRTVVTLYHLEEMAVGEIAAVMDLPEGTVKSHLFRARRMLKEKLVASYGPEGTG
- a CDS encoding DUF6249 domain-containing protein — translated: MWESPVLVFISFFAFILGTTKVLSDNWTKRKLIEARVSEDIIRALFRKESDPEMFAALKWGIVLAALGLGLIVSQYLPSRFEEPLAWGVVLVFGGVGLLAYYATARAVLRREAGTHPERQRAYPDEHI